A stretch of Bordetella genomosp. 13 DNA encodes these proteins:
- a CDS encoding polysaccharide biosynthesis tyrosine autokinase, whose translation MTQHQLPNVLRRLNGEDDAAQPVTAASSGTVEPTGGGGKLGERLVSAGLLTAEQVQSVIELQKRSGVRFGEAAIQLGYVTERDMQIALSEQFNYATALISHPTVGASLAIAHDPFGREAEAIRQLRAEISLRLDGQSNFSISIVSANDGDGKSYVAASLAIAYSQSGQRVLFIDADLRGSGNDLFQLQEGPGLSTMLAGRDAHAAGMPVPGFPLLHVLSAGPRPPNPTEMLGAPAMRRFIGQFQDSFDVIVVDTPAANRSADAQLIASQTDVCLVVVRQDATLVEDFRQVQERMRRAGAQLIGSVYNGHDAERSPGKAQPRWRKWLGRR comes from the coding sequence ATGACCCAGCATCAGCTGCCGAACGTATTGCGCCGCCTGAACGGCGAAGACGACGCGGCGCAGCCCGTCACCGCGGCGTCCAGCGGCACCGTCGAGCCCACCGGGGGCGGAGGCAAGCTCGGCGAACGACTGGTCAGCGCCGGACTGCTGACGGCCGAGCAGGTGCAGTCCGTGATCGAGCTGCAGAAGCGCTCGGGCGTGCGCTTCGGAGAGGCCGCCATCCAGCTCGGCTACGTCACCGAGCGCGACATGCAGATCGCGCTGTCGGAACAGTTCAACTATGCCACCGCGCTGATTTCGCACCCCACCGTGGGCGCCAGCCTGGCCATCGCCCACGATCCTTTCGGGCGCGAGGCCGAGGCCATCCGGCAGTTGCGCGCCGAGATCTCGCTGCGCCTGGACGGCCAATCGAATTTCTCCATTTCCATCGTCAGCGCCAACGACGGCGACGGCAAGTCGTACGTCGCGGCGAGCCTGGCCATCGCCTATTCGCAGTCGGGCCAGCGGGTGCTGTTCATCGATGCCGACCTGCGCGGCTCGGGCAACGACCTGTTCCAGCTGCAGGAAGGCCCTGGCCTGTCCACCATGCTGGCCGGGCGCGACGCCCATGCCGCGGGCATGCCGGTGCCCGGTTTTCCGCTGCTGCACGTGCTGTCGGCGGGGCCGCGCCCGCCCAATCCCACGGAAATGCTGGGCGCCCCCGCCATGCGCCGCTTCATCGGCCAGTTCCAGGACAGCTTCGACGTGATCGTGGTCGACACCCCGGCGGCCAATCGATCGGCCGACGCGCAGCTCATCGCCAGCCAGACCGACGTGTGCCTGGTGGTGGTGCGCCAGGACGCCACATTGGTCGAGGACTTCCGCCAGGTGCAGGAACGCATGCGGCGCGCCGGCGCGCAATTGATCGGCTCCGTCTACAACGGACATGACGCCGAACGATCGCCCGGCAAAGCCCAGCCCCGGTGGCGGAAATGGCTGGGACGTCGCTGA